From the genome of Phytohabitans rumicis, one region includes:
- a CDS encoding LPXTG cell wall anchor domain-containing protein translates to MNFRNRALAYAGAGAAGLFAAGAFAAPALAADEADVLVKPLSSKIAVGAELKIFRFDIKNAGPGVATDTTITFDISGLDPNKIDLLAEDIEGENVKVAEATEDEIVLEIGDGASGETLPFGLPIILKDGVDKGSAGSFKVSVKSTATDPDETNNSATIPVEVVDSGFDLASIAYDVRDLDGNPIKPGGTGSLYWEIANQGDQAVKGLTLSLTLPEKATFAEDYDGCVTSADRRVLTCEDPESVLEPGYVIDAGDGLPVTVSEDASGPVTLTGGLLKVTGGSAVTPPEVAALDAKASQSFGSFEIAPVDEEPPADVDPGDNDAEFAVFVGAADGGGGGGDGELPLTGVQAGLIGGVGLAALAGGGVLFLMARRRKVVLVAGDDEVPTA, encoded by the coding sequence ATGAACTTCCGTAACCGTGCGCTGGCCTACGCCGGTGCCGGTGCCGCGGGCCTGTTCGCCGCTGGCGCGTTCGCCGCACCGGCGCTCGCCGCAGACGAGGCAGACGTGCTGGTCAAGCCGCTGTCGAGCAAGATCGCTGTGGGTGCGGAGCTCAAGATCTTCCGCTTTGACATCAAGAACGCGGGACCGGGCGTGGCGACGGACACCACCATCACGTTCGACATCTCCGGGCTGGACCCCAACAAGATCGACCTCCTCGCGGAGGACATCGAGGGCGAGAACGTGAAGGTGGCCGAGGCCACGGAGGACGAGATCGTCCTGGAGATCGGCGACGGCGCGTCGGGCGAGACGCTTCCCTTCGGCCTCCCGATCATCCTCAAGGACGGCGTGGACAAGGGCTCCGCCGGGTCGTTCAAGGTCTCGGTGAAGTCGACCGCGACGGACCCGGACGAGACCAACAACTCGGCCACCATCCCCGTCGAGGTGGTGGACAGCGGCTTCGACCTGGCGAGCATCGCGTACGACGTCCGTGACCTGGACGGCAACCCGATCAAGCCGGGTGGGACCGGGTCGCTCTACTGGGAGATCGCGAACCAGGGCGACCAGGCGGTCAAGGGCCTCACGCTGAGCCTCACCCTGCCGGAGAAGGCGACCTTCGCCGAGGACTACGACGGGTGCGTGACCAGCGCCGACCGGCGGGTCCTCACCTGCGAGGACCCCGAGTCCGTGCTCGAGCCCGGCTACGTGATCGACGCCGGCGACGGCCTCCCGGTCACGGTGTCCGAGGACGCGTCCGGCCCGGTGACGCTCACCGGCGGCCTGCTCAAGGTCACCGGCGGCAGCGCCGTCACCCCGCCCGAGGTCGCCGCGCTCGACGCGAAGGCGTCGCAGTCGTTCGGCAGCTTCGAGATCGCTCCGGTCGACGAGGAGCCCCCGGCCGACGTCGACCCGGGTGACAACGACGCCGAGTTCGCGGTCTTCGTCGGCGCTGCCGACGGTGGCGGCGGTGGTGGCGACGGCGAGCTGCCCCTGACCGGCGTGCAGGCCGGCCTCATCGGTGGCGTCGGCCTGGCCGCGCTGGCCGGTGGCGGCGTGCTGTTCCTGATGGCGCGCCGGCGCAAGGTCGTCCTGGTAGCGGGCGACGACGAAGTTCCGACCGCCTGA
- a CDS encoding NADH-quinone oxidoreductase subunit A: MSLSPYIPIIGLFGLAAAFAVMSVAIAPILGPRRFNKAKLAAYECGIEPSPEPIGGGKIPIKFYLTAMLFIVFDIEIIFLYPWAVSFDALGLFGFVEMLLFIGTVFIAYAYVWRRGGLDWD; the protein is encoded by the coding sequence ATGTCGCTCTCGCCTTACATACCGATCATCGGGCTCTTCGGGCTGGCCGCCGCGTTCGCGGTCATGTCGGTCGCGATCGCGCCGATCCTCGGCCCGCGCCGCTTCAACAAGGCCAAGCTCGCCGCGTACGAGTGCGGCATCGAGCCGTCGCCCGAGCCGATCGGCGGCGGAAAGATCCCGATCAAGTTCTACCTGACGGCGATGCTCTTCATCGTCTTCGACATCGAAATCATCTTCCTGTACCCGTGGGCCGTGTCGTTCGACGCGCTCGGCCTCTTCGGGTTCGTGGAGATGCTGCTGTTCATTGGGACGGTCTTCATCGCGTACGCCTACGTTTGGCGGCGTGGCGGGCTGGACTGGGACTGA
- a CDS encoding NuoB/complex I 20 kDa subunit family protein → MGIEEKLPSGILLTSVEKLVNWTRKTSTWGATFGLACCAIEMMAAGAPHYDLGRWGMEVFRASPRQADLMIVAGRVSQKMAPVLRQIYDQMAEPRWVLSMGVCASSGGMFNNYAIVQGVDHVVPVDMYLPGCPPRPEMLIDAILKLREKIMYEPLGANGRKMLEARIARGDVPAVAPGSMPSSYRSDKAKRAEWTQAVLEGREEQLRIEKWMQEERHLQGGGRW, encoded by the coding sequence ATGGGAATCGAAGAGAAGCTGCCGAGCGGCATCCTGCTGACCAGCGTCGAGAAGCTGGTCAACTGGACTCGTAAGACGTCGACGTGGGGCGCCACCTTCGGGTTGGCGTGCTGCGCGATCGAGATGATGGCCGCCGGCGCTCCGCACTACGACCTGGGCCGCTGGGGCATGGAGGTCTTCCGGGCCTCGCCCCGCCAGGCCGACCTGATGATCGTGGCGGGCCGGGTGAGCCAGAAGATGGCCCCGGTGCTCCGGCAGATCTACGACCAGATGGCGGAGCCCCGCTGGGTGCTGTCGATGGGCGTGTGCGCGAGCAGCGGCGGGATGTTCAACAACTACGCGATCGTGCAGGGCGTCGACCACGTCGTACCGGTCGACATGTACCTGCCCGGCTGCCCGCCGCGGCCCGAGATGCTGATCGACGCGATCCTCAAGCTGCGCGAGAAGATCATGTACGAGCCGCTCGGCGCCAACGGCCGCAAGATGCTGGAGGCTCGGATCGCCCGCGGCGACGTGCCGGCGGTCGCGCCCGGGTCGATGCCGTCGTCGTACCGCTCGGACAAGGCCAAGCGCGCCGAGTGGACGCAGGCGGTGCTCGAGGGCCGCGAGGAGCAGCTCCGCATCGAGAAGTGGATGCAAGAGGAGAGGCACTTGCAGGGCGGAGGTCGCTGGTGA
- a CDS encoding geranylgeranyl reductase family protein translates to MTDEADVIVVGAGPGGSTTAYHLAQHGLRVLLLEKTEFPREKVCGDGLTPRAVKQIIKLGIDTSPENGWLRNKGLRVIGGGVRLELDWPDLASFPDYGLVRTRLDFDDMLVKQAVKAGAVLHTKTNVTGPLLDEAGRTVGVVAEGEGGEELTFRAPLTIAADGVSGRFPLAMGLAKREDRPIGVAVRRYYHSPLRHDDDYLESWLELRSREAGEKLLPGYGWIFGMGDGRVNVGLGVLNSSAAFGKTNYRRLLVDWLGSTPPEWGMADEANADGPILGAALPMGFNRVPHYTRGVLLVGDSGGMVNPFNGEGIAYAMESGELAAEVAVQALSRPVGPARERALAAYPAELKARYGGYYRLGNIFVKLIGNPQVMRIATKHGMPHPTLMRFVLKLLANLTDPRGGDAMDRIINAMTRVAPAV, encoded by the coding sequence GTGACCGACGAAGCCGACGTCATCGTCGTGGGCGCCGGTCCGGGTGGTTCCACCACGGCGTATCACCTGGCGCAGCACGGTCTGCGGGTGCTGTTGCTGGAGAAGACCGAGTTCCCCCGGGAGAAGGTCTGCGGCGACGGCCTCACCCCCCGCGCGGTCAAGCAGATCATCAAGCTAGGCATCGATACCAGCCCGGAAAACGGTTGGCTGCGCAACAAGGGCCTGCGCGTGATCGGCGGGGGCGTACGGCTGGAGCTGGACTGGCCGGATCTGGCCAGCTTCCCCGACTACGGGCTCGTGCGCACCCGGCTGGACTTCGACGACATGCTGGTCAAGCAGGCGGTCAAGGCCGGCGCGGTGCTGCACACCAAGACCAACGTGACCGGCCCGCTGCTCGACGAGGCCGGGCGGACCGTCGGCGTGGTCGCGGAAGGGGAAGGCGGCGAGGAGCTGACGTTCCGCGCGCCGCTCACCATCGCCGCCGACGGCGTCTCCGGCCGGTTCCCGCTCGCCATGGGCCTCGCCAAGCGCGAAGACCGGCCGATCGGGGTCGCGGTCCGGCGGTACTACCACTCGCCGCTGCGCCACGACGACGACTACCTGGAGTCCTGGCTGGAGCTGCGCAGCCGGGAGGCGGGCGAAAAGCTCCTTCCCGGGTACGGCTGGATCTTCGGCATGGGCGATGGCCGGGTCAACGTCGGGCTGGGCGTGCTCAACTCGTCGGCCGCGTTCGGCAAGACCAACTACCGGCGGCTGCTGGTCGACTGGCTCGGCAGCACCCCGCCGGAGTGGGGCATGGCCGACGAGGCCAACGCCGACGGCCCGATCCTGGGCGCGGCGCTGCCGATGGGCTTCAACCGGGTGCCGCACTACACCCGGGGCGTGCTGCTCGTCGGCGACTCCGGCGGCATGGTCAACCCCTTCAACGGCGAAGGGATCGCGTACGCGATGGAGTCCGGCGAGCTGGCCGCCGAGGTGGCGGTGCAGGCGCTGTCCCGACCCGTCGGCCCGGCCCGGGAGCGGGCGCTCGCCGCCTACCCGGCCGAGCTCAAGGCCCGGTACGGCGGGTACTACCGGCTCGGCAACATCTTCGTGAAGCTGATCGGCAACCCGCAGGTCATGCGGATCGCCACGAAGCACGGCATGCCGCACCCGACGCTGATGCGGTTCGTGCTCAAGCTGCTGGCCAACCTGACCGATCCGCGGGGCGGCGACGCGATGGACCGCATCATCAACGCGATGACCAGGGTGGCCCCCGCCGTCTGA